The Kryptolebias marmoratus isolate JLee-2015 linkage group LG1, ASM164957v2, whole genome shotgun sequence sequence tcagaaaataaaagataagcTTGTTTTCACTCACGGCTTTCTTACTAATTTAAGAAGAAATAAGCAGTAACGTCACCTTCATGGAATGACACAATAAGAGAATAAGATTGTTCGGGTTGGAAAAATGAAATCTGATGTTAACGTTTAAAGTGATTTTGCGTCAGCGTGATGCCAAATGTTGCAGGTCACATTTCCCCCGCGACTAAAGCACTCCCCCGGTGGTCTCCACTGGTACTACAACAagctgtgccttttttttttaaaaaggccaaTCTGATCAGAGGTCAGCCTCCATAAATGGTGGAACAAATACTAGATCatctcagtttttctctgacaataaaacagataaaaagaggaGACATGTTAGTAAAAATCCAAGCACAGAACTGTCATTTATCTGGGTTTGAACAAGGAGGAGCACAgaataaaaagcaataattaacagaattttgggtttatttgtttgttcttttagatGTAATTCATTTAGCGTGTCCCTGACAACTTCGCTTCACTGTAGACTGACTGATTCACACAAAACTGCACCCAAACTTTAAGACTTCTTGTCCTGGTTAGCGTAAAagttaaacactgaaaaaaatctcTTCGGTACGCACTTTAAATTGTCTGTCATTGCATAATAAAAAGCGAAGTACTTCCAACTGTTTGAAGTGGCATagttcacagaaaacacattagACACGTTATCAAGCAGTAGCCTCACCCCGGAGTCGGTCTATTTCCTGGCAAACATCTTCGTATACAGCAGCTAGCAGCTCTTCCTTTGGCTTCTGACCATCCAGGaaggctgcaaaaaaaacagattaaacattCAGTTCACTTCATTTTCCTGCTCAATAACTGAGCAGTCACTACAACAATATTACTCATAATGATGTGCGctttaaacagcttttatttgagCCAAAACCTTCTCAATAAGCATCAGTTTAGCTCGTCATTAACGTGTTTCATGAAACAACAGCACACTGTATAAAACACGTCATTTTTAACCAAACTCTCACTGATTTCCGATGTGATCCCCTCCATCTCGCGGCGGTTCTTTAGGTACATCGGCCAAACGTATCCATCAAAAAACCCGGGAGGATCTGGAGGATTGTAAACTCTGGAGCTGCCAGAAACAGACAAGAACAGTTTCCTCTAACAGTGCTCGGCtataaaaacagcaagaaagaaaagaaaaaaggaaataagtACCTTCTTCTCCTCTTACAGACGTCATAAGGTATTTCCAAAAAATATCTTTTGTCAAACAGGTCGATTAGAGGTCTAAAATAGTAAGATGCAGAAAAAGTGAAAGATATTATTACGATTTTTTTCACGCTAAATCATCAAACTGTGACACAGATAACacctgatgtaaaaaaaaaaagtatatatatgcAGATAAATGGGATTTTTCCAAGAATATTACATAACTTTATTTAGGTTTGGACGCCTTGTGGTGAAGAAACGTTACGTGTTTGCTCGATTAGCAGCTTCCTGGACTTTATTCTCACAGCAATTTCTGTCCTGGCAGCAAAAAAATATGCGTGTTTTAACCTTTCCCGCCACGTACCTGTAGTTGAAAATGAGAAAACCTTCCACAAGCAGAACAGATATTCCTGCGTCTTTGGGCGAACGCTCGACGTTCCGGCCTCGCTGCCTCAGGAACGAGTCGGGATCTGTCCGCCACGAGTCCACCGTGGTCATCATCTTGTCCATGTGAAGAGCATTGATTGCTAAAACAGTCAGGAGAAGAGAAATATAAGACTTGTATCAGAGTTAGGAGAAAAtatctgtttctgtgttctttAGGTTGGAAGAAACTTACAGGAAACGACTGAATCTACAGTAAAAACGTTCAACTAAATATCCACCACTGTCACGTGTCTAAAACATCTGATGTCCCAGAAAATAAACGCTGCAAAAAGCCAGCATGGTGTTGCTGAACTGTCCACATTCAGACAGCATAGGtcagaaaaaacatcaatatatctggagttgtttcaaattaaattacacAACAATTTGAGAGGAATTCACTCTTTTAGcacaaaaagtagaaaattatACTTCTAGATTAACTTAAATGGGTCTAAATCTTGTAAAAATCTCCAAGCTGAACGGTA is a genomic window containing:
- the nmrk1 gene encoding nicotinamide riboside kinase 1 isoform X2, whose translation is MKRLIVGIGGVTNGGKSTLSQSLHQLIPSSCIITQDSYFKDDSVVPVDSNGFKQYDTINALHMDKMMTTVDSWRTDPDSFLRQRGRNVERSPKDAGISVLLVEGFLIFNYRPLIDLFDKRYFLEIPYDVCKRRRSSRVYNPPDPPGFFDGYVWPMYLKNRREMEGITSEITFLDGQKPKEELLAAVYEDVCQEIDRLREKN
- the nmrk1 gene encoding nicotinamide riboside kinase 1 isoform X1; its protein translation is MKRLIVGIGGVTNGGKSTLSQSLHQLIPSSCIITQDSYFKDDSVVPVDSNGFKQYDTINALHMDKMMTTVDSWRTDPDSFLRQRGRNVERSPKDAGISVLLVEGFLIFNYRPLIDLFDKRYFLEIPYDVCKRRRSSRVYNPPDPPGFFDGYVWPMYLKNRREMEGITSEITFLDGQKPKEELLAAVYEDVCQEIDRLRGEATA